In one Candidatus Hydrogenedentota bacterium genomic region, the following are encoded:
- a CDS encoding FAD:protein FMN transferase, translated as MCFVVIPLLIALSGCQREDSVAVLTLHGATFDGPTMGTHYTVKVRGVESKEAVESARQSVSDILNRIDSMMSTYKPGSELSRFNQHQSTEPFNVSPEMIEIFQTAREVSDATNGAFDITVGPIVNAWGFGPEKHTAPPTDAEIAALLPRVGYKMVTADAASSTIRKERPDIYCDLSGIAQGYAADQIAKALDDLGISDYMIDISGEFRTRGKNDTGQPWQIGIERPDAPERTAQLVVPLSNMSLATSGDYRNYRVENGVRLSHEIDPATGRPVQHKLASATIVTEQCAYADAYATALMVLGPEKALALAEDKGLAVYLLVRNEQGGFDEVQSTAFKERIAWQETLKH; from the coding sequence GTGTGTTTCGTCGTCATTCCACTTCTGATCGCGCTTTCCGGTTGCCAACGCGAGGACAGCGTCGCCGTATTGACCTTGCACGGTGCGACGTTCGATGGCCCCACCATGGGCACGCATTACACGGTAAAAGTGCGAGGCGTTGAATCTAAGGAGGCAGTGGAATCGGCTAGGCAAAGCGTCTCGGATATCCTCAACCGCATCGACTCCATGATGTCGACCTACAAACCCGGCTCCGAGCTTTCGCGCTTCAACCAACACCAGAGCACGGAGCCGTTCAACGTCTCGCCCGAGATGATCGAAATCTTCCAAACGGCGCGCGAGGTGAGCGACGCAACCAACGGCGCATTCGATATCACCGTTGGCCCAATCGTAAACGCGTGGGGCTTCGGCCCGGAAAAGCACACCGCGCCGCCAACGGACGCCGAAATCGCGGCGCTCCTCCCGCGCGTGGGCTACAAGATGGTCACGGCAGATGCCGCGTCTTCGACGATCCGCAAGGAGCGCCCGGATATCTATTGCGATCTCTCCGGCATTGCACAGGGCTATGCCGCGGACCAGATAGCGAAGGCGCTTGACGATCTCGGCATTTCAGACTACATGATCGACATCAGCGGCGAGTTCCGAACGCGCGGAAAAAATGACACGGGTCAACCTTGGCAAATCGGCATCGAACGCCCCGACGCGCCCGAACGTACCGCGCAACTTGTCGTGCCGTTGTCCAACATGTCGCTTGCGACCTCCGGCGACTATCGCAACTACCGCGTCGAAAACGGCGTCCGCCTCTCCCACGAAATCGACCCCGCCACCGGGCGGCCGGTGCAGCACAAACTCGCTTCCGCCACCATAGTCACCGAACAATGCGCGTACGCCGACGCGTACGCCACTGCGCTCATGGTGCTCGGTCCGGAGAAGGCACTCGCGCTTGCGGAGGATAAGGGGCTTGCGGTCTACTTGCTTGTGCGCAACGAACAGGGCGGTTTTGACGAAGTGCAGTCCACCGCGTTCAAGGAGCGGATCGCATGGCAAGAGACGTTGAAGCACTGA
- a CDS encoding Na(+)-translocating NADH-quinone reductase subunit A: MAVHTIKKGLNLPIAGDPEQVIDAGRGITRVALLADDYIGMRPTMLVQAGDSVKRGQPLFEDKKNPGVIYTSPGAGTIVAINRGEKRAFQSVVVELDAAERKGEGEQAAFANFTGNDPAGLSRDQIKALLVESGLWAALRTRPFSKVPAPDTTPFAIFATATDTNPHAPNPELVIKGHEKDFERGLICVAKLTEGRTYLCKARGASIPANPNTGIQIEEFEGVHPAGTVGVHINRLAPVSHKKSVWHVNYQDIIAIGKLFGSGKLFVERVISLAGPSVKRPRLVRTRLGASTSDLVEGELKEGEQRVVSGSVLSGRAAAGDIFGYLGRYHHQISVLREGRDREFLGWAAPGMKKFSIIPVFASKLFGGKFEFTTNTNGSPRAMVPIGMYEKVMPMDIVPTYLLRSLLIGDMEEAEKLGVLELDEEDLALCTFVCPGKHDFGVHLREMLNKIDKEG, encoded by the coding sequence ATGGCAGTCCACACCATCAAGAAGGGCCTCAATCTGCCCATCGCGGGGGACCCCGAGCAGGTTATTGACGCCGGCCGTGGCATCACGCGTGTCGCGTTGCTGGCGGATGACTATATCGGTATGCGGCCCACGATGCTTGTGCAGGCCGGCGATTCCGTCAAACGCGGGCAACCGCTTTTCGAGGACAAGAAGAACCCGGGCGTTATCTACACATCGCCCGGCGCGGGCACGATTGTCGCCATCAACCGTGGCGAGAAGCGCGCGTTTCAGTCCGTGGTCGTCGAACTCGACGCCGCCGAACGGAAAGGCGAAGGCGAACAGGCCGCGTTCGCGAACTTCACCGGCAACGATCCCGCGGGACTCAGCCGCGATCAGATTAAAGCGCTGCTTGTCGAGTCCGGATTGTGGGCCGCGCTGCGTACGCGCCCGTTCAGCAAAGTTCCCGCACCGGACACGACGCCTTTCGCGATCTTCGCCACCGCGACCGACACGAACCCGCACGCGCCAAACCCTGAACTGGTCATCAAGGGACACGAAAAGGACTTCGAGCGCGGACTGATTTGTGTCGCCAAATTGACTGAGGGGCGCACGTATCTCTGCAAAGCGCGCGGCGCCTCGATCCCCGCGAACCCGAACACCGGCATTCAGATCGAAGAGTTCGAGGGCGTGCATCCCGCGGGCACCGTCGGTGTGCATATCAACCGGCTGGCGCCGGTCAGCCATAAGAAGTCCGTGTGGCACGTGAACTATCAGGACATTATCGCCATCGGGAAGCTTTTCGGCAGCGGGAAACTCTTCGTTGAACGCGTTATTTCGCTGGCGGGCCCATCGGTCAAGAGACCGCGCTTGGTACGCACGCGGCTCGGCGCATCAACTTCGGACCTCGTCGAGGGCGAATTGAAGGAAGGCGAGCAGCGCGTCGTCAGCGGCTCTGTATTGTCGGGTCGCGCCGCGGCCGGCGATATCTTCGGCTATCTTGGCCGGTATCACCACCAGATTTCCGTATTGCGCGAGGGGCGCGACCGCGAATTCCTCGGATGGGCGGCGCCGGGCATGAAGAAGTTTTCGATCATCCCCGTATTCGCCTCGAAACTGTTCGGCGGCAAGTTCGAGTTTACGACGAATACCAACGGTTCTCCGCGCGCGATGGTCCCCATCGGCATGTACGAAAAGGTCATGCCCATGGACATTGTGCCTACGTACTTGCTTCGGTCGCTGTTGATCGGCGACATGGAAGAAGCGGAAAAACTCGGCGTGCTCGAACTCGACGAAGAAGACCTCGCGCTGTGCACCTTCGTATGCCCGGGCAAGCACGACTTTGGCGTGCACCTGCGCGAGATGCTGAACAAGATTGACAAGGAAGGCTGA
- a CDS encoding NADH:ubiquinone reductase (Na(+)-transporting) subunit F encodes MEVVIIVSGVLMFTVVILLLVAVLLFAKAKLVATGNVNIIINDDAAAAISVPAGSTLLGTLANQKIFIPSACGGKGSCGVCKVIVKEGGGEMLPTELNHISRGEAKEGCRLSCQIKVKQDMKIEIPAEVFHVKRWTCKVRSNHNVATFIKEFVLELPAGESVPFRAGGYIQIECPPHTADFKDIVVEDEYRGDWDKFNLWKLKSVVTEKVERAYSMANYPEEKGIIMLNIRIATPPPRAPEGTPPGIMSSYIFSRKPGDEVVISGPFGEFFAKDTNAEMIFIGGGAGMAPMRSHIFDQFKRLHTKRKVSYWYGARSLREAFYVEDFDMIQRENENFKWHLALSEPLPEDNWTGYVGFIHQVLYDNYLKNHPAPEDVEYYICGPPMMNSAVIKMLHDLGVEDENILFDDFGG; translated from the coding sequence ATGGAAGTCGTCATCATCGTATCCGGCGTGTTGATGTTCACCGTCGTCATACTTCTGCTCGTCGCGGTGTTACTCTTCGCAAAGGCAAAGCTCGTGGCGACGGGCAACGTGAACATAATCATCAACGACGACGCAGCCGCGGCGATTTCCGTGCCCGCGGGAAGCACCCTGCTTGGCACGCTCGCCAACCAGAAGATTTTCATTCCCTCCGCGTGCGGCGGCAAGGGGAGTTGCGGCGTCTGCAAAGTGATCGTGAAGGAAGGCGGCGGCGAAATGCTGCCGACCGAACTGAACCACATCTCCCGCGGCGAAGCGAAAGAAGGCTGCCGCCTGTCGTGCCAGATCAAAGTTAAACAAGACATGAAGATCGAAATCCCCGCGGAGGTCTTCCATGTCAAGCGGTGGACCTGCAAGGTGCGATCGAACCACAACGTGGCCACGTTTATTAAGGAGTTTGTGCTCGAGCTGCCGGCTGGCGAGTCTGTACCCTTCCGCGCAGGCGGGTATATCCAGATCGAGTGTCCGCCCCACACCGCGGACTTCAAGGACATCGTCGTCGAGGACGAATACCGCGGCGATTGGGACAAGTTCAACCTCTGGAAACTCAAGTCCGTTGTGACCGAAAAAGTCGAGCGCGCGTACTCGATGGCGAACTATCCGGAAGAGAAGGGCATCATTATGCTCAACATCCGCATCGCGACGCCGCCGCCCCGCGCGCCCGAAGGCACGCCCCCCGGCATCATGTCCTCCTACATCTTCAGCCGAAAGCCCGGCGACGAGGTCGTAATCTCCGGACCGTTCGGCGAGTTCTTCGCGAAGGACACCAACGCCGAAATGATCTTTATCGGCGGCGGCGCGGGCATGGCGCCGATGCGTTCGCACATATTCGATCAGTTCAAGCGCCTGCACACCAAACGCAAGGTCAGCTACTGGTACGGAGCGCGCAGCCTTCGCGAAGCGTTCTACGTCGAAGACTTCGACATGATCCAGCGCGAGAACGAAAACTTTAAGTGGCACCTCGCGCTTTCCGAACCGTTGCCGGAAGACAACTGGACCGGCTACGTCGGTTTCATCCACCAGGTCCTCTACGACAACTACCTCAAGAACCACCCCGCACCCGAGGACGTCGAGTATTACATCTGCGGCCCGCCCATGATGAATAGCGCCGTGATCAAGATGCTGCACGACCTCGGCGTCGAAGACGAAAACATCCTGTTCGACGACTTCGGCGGCTAA
- a CDS encoding NADH:ubiquinone reductase (Na(+)-transporting) subunit D, protein MAAWFGKNERAALLGPVFDNNPIGLQVLGICSALAVTTKLDKAIVMAISLTTVTAFSNLVISCVRNYTPSSIRIIVQLAVIASLVIVVDQILKAYLFEVSLQLSVFTGLIITNCIVMGRAEGYAMQNPPWISFIDGIGNGLGYSVVLIILGIVRELTGSGKLFGYPVLNLVTDGGWYVPNGLMLLAPAAFFIIACFIWAVRTWKPEQQEAE, encoded by the coding sequence ATGGCAGCCTGGTTCGGTAAGAACGAAAGGGCCGCGCTGCTCGGGCCCGTATTCGACAATAACCCGATCGGCCTGCAGGTGCTCGGAATATGCTCCGCGCTTGCAGTCACGACGAAGCTCGACAAGGCCATAGTCATGGCGATCAGCCTGACGACGGTGACGGCCTTCTCGAACCTTGTAATTAGCTGCGTACGCAACTACACGCCTTCGAGCATCCGCATTATCGTGCAGCTTGCCGTCATAGCGTCCCTTGTCATTGTGGTCGACCAGATTCTGAAGGCGTACCTCTTCGAGGTAAGTCTGCAACTCTCCGTATTCACCGGCCTCATCATCACGAACTGCATCGTCATGGGCCGGGCGGAGGGTTACGCGATGCAGAACCCGCCGTGGATCAGCTTCATCGACGGCATTGGCAACGGCCTCGGGTATAGCGTCGTATTGATCATTCTCGGTATCGTGCGTGAACTCACCGGCTCCGGCAAGCTCTTTGGCTATCCCGTCCTCAATCTTGTGACCGACGGCGGCTGGTACGTGCCAAACGGGTTGATGCTTTTGGCGCCGGCAGCGTTCTTCATCATCGCTTGCTTCATCTGGGCCGTCCGCACGTGGAAGCCTGAACAGCAGGAGGCCGAGTAG
- a CDS encoding NADH:ubiquinone reductase (Na(+)-transporting) subunit B, translating to MKFLLDLNNRVKKNFERGGRFEKLYPLFEANDTFLFTPDSVTRTASHVRDGLDLKRMMITVVVALIPCTVFAMWNVGYQANLAIDPAKIESLTGFQNAVIQALGIGYNASNPIACFLHGALYFLPVYVVTILAGGFWEVIFAIVRKHEVNEGFLVTSLLIPLTLPPTIPLWQVAIGTSFGIVFGKEVFGGTGMNFLNPALVARAFLFFAYPGQITGDQVWVAADQAARVDGYSGATILGITRLEGFNHAASEHSYSWWKAFSGVELGSMGETSALMCFIGAVILIATGVGSWRTMSGVAVGTIVMSLLMNMVHSTTNGSFEIPFYWHMVMGGWAFGTVFMATDPVSSAFTNTGKLIYGFMIGAFVVLVRVVNPAYPEAMMLSILFMNMLAPLVDHYVVKANIKKRLARNAA from the coding sequence ATGAAATTCCTGCTCGATCTCAATAACCGCGTCAAGAAAAACTTCGAGAGGGGCGGCCGCTTCGAAAAGCTGTACCCCTTGTTCGAGGCGAACGACACGTTTCTGTTCACGCCGGATTCCGTGACGCGGACCGCATCGCACGTGCGCGATGGACTCGACCTGAAGCGCATGATGATCACCGTCGTGGTCGCGCTCATTCCGTGTACGGTCTTCGCGATGTGGAACGTCGGGTATCAGGCGAACCTCGCCATCGACCCCGCGAAAATCGAGAGCCTTACCGGGTTTCAAAACGCGGTGATTCAGGCACTCGGTATCGGATACAACGCGAGCAACCCGATCGCGTGCTTCCTTCATGGCGCGCTGTATTTCCTGCCCGTCTACGTCGTGACCATTCTTGCCGGCGGGTTTTGGGAAGTCATATTCGCGATTGTCCGCAAGCACGAGGTGAACGAAGGGTTCCTTGTCACGAGCCTGCTCATTCCACTCACGCTCCCGCCGACGATCCCCTTGTGGCAGGTCGCTATCGGCACCAGCTTTGGCATTGTGTTCGGCAAGGAAGTATTCGGCGGAACCGGCATGAACTTCCTCAATCCCGCATTGGTGGCGCGCGCATTTCTCTTTTTCGCGTATCCCGGCCAAATTACCGGAGATCAGGTGTGGGTCGCCGCGGACCAAGCCGCCCGTGTAGACGGCTACAGCGGTGCGACGATCCTCGGTATAACGCGTTTAGAAGGCTTTAACCACGCCGCCTCCGAGCACAGCTACTCGTGGTGGAAGGCGTTTTCCGGCGTCGAGCTGGGATCGATGGGCGAAACGTCGGCGCTGATGTGTTTCATCGGCGCGGTCATCCTGATTGCGACGGGAGTCGGCTCGTGGCGCACGATGTCGGGCGTCGCGGTCGGCACTATTGTCATGTCGCTGCTGATGAACATGGTCCACTCGACCACGAACGGGTCGTTCGAGATCCCGTTCTACTGGCACATGGTGATGGGTGGCTGGGCCTTCGGCACCGTGTTTATGGCGACCGACCCTGTTTCATCCGCCTTCACCAACACCGGAAAGCTGATCTACGGCTTCATGATTGGCGCGTTCGTCGTGCTCGTGCGCGTTGTGAACCCGGCGTATCCCGAGGCGATGATGTTGTCGATTCTGTTTATGAACATGCTCGCGCCGCTGGTCGACCACTACGTGGTCAAGGCGAACATCAAGAAGAGGTTGGCGCGCAATGCAGCTTAA
- a CDS encoding ribosome maturation factor RimP, with translation MDTRELVRRAWREIEPHLLEQGFELVELEFAGQGGRGILRLYVDREGGVTLDDCVAVSQVLGPVLDAAEFLTDSYVLEVSSPGVDRPVRKPEDFERFAGERVTLKSAMPVDGRKKFKGVIRGVVDGAVSVECDGQVYAIAFENVQRANLDR, from the coding sequence GTGGATACGCGGGAGCTGGTTCGGCGCGCCTGGCGCGAGATCGAGCCGCACCTGCTCGAACAGGGATTCGAGTTGGTGGAGCTGGAGTTCGCGGGGCAGGGCGGGCGCGGTATTTTGCGCCTGTACGTGGACCGCGAAGGCGGTGTCACGCTCGACGACTGTGTAGCGGTATCGCAGGTGTTGGGCCCGGTGCTGGACGCGGCGGAGTTTCTTACGGACAGCTATGTGCTGGAAGTGTCTTCGCCGGGTGTGGACCGGCCGGTGCGCAAGCCGGAAGATTTCGAGCGGTTCGCCGGCGAGCGGGTCACGCTGAAGAGCGCGATGCCGGTGGACGGGCGCAAGAAGTTCAAGGGCGTGATTCGTGGAGTCGTTGACGGCGCGGTGAGCGTCGAGTGTGATGGACAGGTATACGCCATCGCGTTTGAGAATGTGCAACGAGCGAACCTGGACCGGTAA
- a CDS encoding NAD-dependent epimerase/dehydratase family protein: MPTAIVTGSGGLVGSEAVRFLSAKGFAVAGVDNDMRKYFFGDEASTAWAVENLKSQISNYRHHNVDIRDAAALDRVVAGYTTDTKLIIHAAAQPSHDWAAREPLTDFAVNANGTLNLLEAARRHCPDAVFIFTSTNKVYGDRPNKLPLVESVNRWTVDFAHEYANGITETMPIDACTHSIMGASKVAADIMVQEYGRYFGMKTVCFRGGCLTGPGHSGAALHGFLAYLMKCCVIGREYQVLGYKGKQVRDNIHSADLIDAFWQFYQSPHAGEVYNIGGGVYSNVSILEAIALAEEIAGKKMITTYREQPRTGDHIWWISGMQKFQSHYPEWHITRDIRTTMEEIYRALVERSTENSIENA, from the coding sequence ATGCCTACCGCGATCGTAACCGGCTCCGGCGGACTGGTCGGGTCCGAAGCCGTCCGCTTCCTGTCCGCAAAAGGATTCGCCGTCGCCGGCGTTGACAACGACATGCGGAAGTATTTTTTCGGCGACGAAGCCTCCACCGCGTGGGCCGTCGAGAATCTCAAATCTCAAATCTCAAATTACCGACATCATAACGTCGATATCCGCGACGCCGCGGCCCTGGATCGCGTCGTAGCCGGATACACAACCGATACGAAGCTAATTATCCACGCCGCGGCGCAACCCTCGCACGATTGGGCCGCGCGCGAACCGCTCACTGATTTTGCCGTGAACGCGAACGGCACGCTGAATCTGCTAGAAGCAGCGCGCCGGCATTGTCCGGATGCGGTATTCATTTTCACCTCGACCAACAAGGTCTACGGCGACCGGCCCAACAAGCTTCCGCTCGTCGAAAGCGTGAACCGGTGGACCGTCGACTTCGCGCACGAGTACGCGAACGGTATCACCGAAACCATGCCAATCGACGCGTGCACGCACTCGATCATGGGCGCGTCGAAGGTGGCCGCGGACATAATGGTGCAGGAGTACGGACGTTACTTCGGCATGAAGACCGTCTGCTTCCGCGGCGGCTGCCTGACGGGCCCCGGACATTCCGGCGCGGCGCTGCACGGATTTCTCGCGTACCTAATGAAGTGCTGCGTGATCGGCCGCGAGTATCAGGTGCTCGGCTACAAGGGCAAACAGGTGCGCGACAACATTCACAGCGCCGATCTGATCGACGCGTTCTGGCAGTTCTATCAATCGCCGCACGCGGGTGAGGTCTACAACATCGGCGGCGGGGTGTACAGTAACGTGTCCATCCTCGAAGCCATCGCCCTGGCCGAGGAGATCGCCGGCAAGAAAATGATAACCACGTACCGCGAACAACCCCGCACCGGCGATCACATCTGGTGGATCAGCGGCATGCAAAAATTCCAGTCGCACTACCCCGAATGGCACATCACCCGCGACATCCGCACGACGATGGAAGAAATCTACCGGGCGCTCGTCGAGCGGTCCACTGAAAACTCAATCGAGAACGCATAG
- the nqrE gene encoding NADH:ubiquinone reductase (Na(+)-transporting) subunit E, which produces MAEHFLNLAVKSIFIENMALAFFLGMCSFLACSRKVETALGLGVAVIFVQVMTVPMNNLIMHYLLAEGALGWIHPSLAHVKLDFLAFILFISTIAAMTQIVEMACDRFAPKLYATLGVFLPLIAVNCAILGGSLFMQERDYTFPESVVFGVGSGFGWLLAIVALAGIREKMRYSNVPHGLRGLGITFITAGLMAIAFMAFSGIQL; this is translated from the coding sequence ATGGCCGAGCACTTCCTCAACCTCGCCGTCAAATCGATCTTTATCGAGAATATGGCCCTTGCGTTCTTCCTGGGTATGTGCTCGTTCCTCGCGTGCTCGCGTAAGGTCGAGACTGCGCTGGGCCTTGGCGTTGCGGTCATCTTCGTTCAAGTCATGACCGTGCCGATGAACAACCTCATCATGCACTACCTTCTGGCCGAAGGCGCGCTCGGATGGATACACCCGAGCCTCGCCCATGTGAAACTCGACTTTCTCGCGTTTATTCTGTTTATCAGCACCATCGCCGCAATGACCCAGATCGTGGAAATGGCATGCGATCGATTTGCCCCGAAACTGTATGCGACCCTCGGCGTGTTCCTGCCGCTTATTGCCGTGAATTGCGCGATTCTCGGCGGTTCGTTGTTCATGCAGGAGCGCGATTACACATTTCCGGAGAGCGTCGTATTTGGCGTCGGTTCCGGCTTCGGCTGGCTGCTGGCGATCGTCGCGCTCGCCGGCATTCGCGAAAAGATGCGCTACAGCAACGTGCCCCACGGCCTGCGTGGACTTGGTATTACGTTTATCACGGCCGGACTTATGGCCATCGCGTTCATGGCGTTCTCGGGCATTCAGTTGTAG
- a CDS encoding Na(+)-translocating NADH-quinone reductase subunit C: MQLNSVKYTIMFAAIVCIACSIMVAVSAVALAERQELNRKVYKQRNVLMAAGIIKDGEKVSNQDVVKLFDENTEMKLVDLKTGEYVEDGDPASYNQLAARDDPAQSHPAPENSSSIKRVPNKGLVFHVMKEGKVDAVVVPIEGYGLWGTLYGYLALEHDGNTIRGITYYDHKETPGLGGEVDNPKWKALWPGRKGFDDDGKPAIRVIKGKAGSVDEAPHEIDGMSGATITSNGVTHMMDFWLGEAGYGPFLHKFREQGSA, translated from the coding sequence ATGCAGCTTAATTCCGTCAAATACACGATCATGTTCGCGGCGATCGTCTGTATTGCCTGCTCGATCATGGTCGCCGTTTCGGCCGTGGCCCTCGCCGAACGCCAAGAACTGAACCGAAAGGTCTACAAGCAGCGCAATGTTCTGATGGCTGCGGGGATTATCAAGGACGGCGAAAAGGTATCGAACCAGGATGTCGTCAAACTGTTCGACGAGAACACCGAAATGAAGCTCGTCGATTTGAAGACTGGCGAATACGTCGAGGACGGCGATCCCGCGTCGTACAATCAACTCGCGGCGCGAGACGATCCCGCGCAGAGCCACCCCGCGCCCGAGAACAGCTCGAGCATCAAGCGTGTTCCGAACAAGGGGCTGGTTTTCCATGTCATGAAGGAAGGCAAGGTCGACGCAGTCGTGGTCCCGATCGAAGGGTACGGGCTGTGGGGTACGCTTTACGGCTATCTTGCCCTCGAACACGACGGCAACACGATCCGCGGCATTACGTACTACGATCACAAAGAGACGCCGGGTCTCGGCGGCGAAGTTGACAACCCGAAGTGGAAGGCATTGTGGCCCGGACGCAAAGGGTTCGACGATGATGGCAAGCCCGCAATTAGAGTGATTAAGGGGAAGGCAGGCAGCGTCGACGAGGCGCCACACGAAATCGACGGCATGTCCGGCGCGACGATTACCAGCAATGGCGTCACGCACATGATGGATTTCTGGCTAGGCGAAGCCGGCTACGGGCCGTTTCTTCACAAGTTCCGCGAACAAGGGAGTGCTTAG
- the nusA gene encoding transcription termination/antitermination protein NusA has product MNLQAILQQLQAEKSVDRATLLEAIRSAIETAARKSFPPTASIAVDIDPKTLAWKVFELRTIVETIEDPAKEMSLAEGQQMNPAAQVGDTLKVPAEAKDFGRIAAQTAKQVIIQKLKDAERENVYDEFKKREGELVTGIVKRVSHGNVIVTVGKAEAILPQSQQSPRENFKPGDRVRAYLHEVDKNARGPQVVLSRTSPELVRALFDMEVPEIYDGTVEIRAIAREAGSRTKIAVASKDANVDPVGACVGMKGSRVRAVVEELCGEKIDIVRWSDDPVEMCGNALNPADILDITVDEETKTILVIVPHDQLSLAIGKRGQNARLASRLMGWSIDIKSDVELTGVEVDESGAPVAGGAEGGAATSEAE; this is encoded by the coding sequence TTGAACCTGCAGGCGATTTTGCAGCAGCTCCAGGCGGAGAAAAGCGTGGATCGCGCCACGCTGCTCGAGGCAATCCGCAGCGCGATCGAAACCGCCGCGCGCAAAAGCTTTCCGCCGACGGCGTCCATCGCAGTCGATATCGATCCGAAGACGCTCGCGTGGAAGGTGTTCGAGCTTCGCACGATCGTCGAGACTATCGAGGACCCGGCAAAGGAAATGTCGTTGGCCGAAGGCCAGCAAATGAATCCCGCGGCGCAAGTGGGCGACACGTTGAAGGTGCCCGCGGAAGCGAAGGACTTTGGCCGCATCGCCGCGCAGACGGCGAAGCAGGTGATTATTCAAAAGTTGAAGGACGCCGAGCGCGAAAACGTCTATGACGAGTTTAAGAAGCGCGAGGGCGAGTTGGTTACCGGCATCGTGAAGCGCGTGAGCCACGGAAACGTGATCGTGACCGTGGGCAAGGCGGAGGCGATTCTGCCGCAGAGCCAGCAGTCGCCGCGCGAGAATTTCAAGCCGGGCGACCGCGTGCGCGCGTATCTGCACGAGGTGGACAAGAACGCGCGCGGCCCGCAGGTGGTGCTGTCGCGCACGTCGCCGGAACTGGTGCGCGCGTTGTTCGACATGGAAGTGCCGGAGATTTACGACGGTACGGTCGAGATTCGTGCAATCGCGCGCGAGGCGGGCAGCCGCACGAAGATTGCCGTCGCGTCGAAGGACGCGAACGTCGATCCCGTGGGCGCGTGCGTGGGCATGAAAGGGTCGCGCGTGCGCGCGGTGGTCGAGGAATTGTGCGGCGAGAAGATCGACATCGTGCGCTGGAGCGACGATCCGGTCGAGATGTGCGGCAACGCGCTGAACCCGGCGGACATTCTCGACATCACCGTAGACGAAGAGACGAAGACGATTCTCGTGATTGTCCCCCACGATCAGCTTTCGCTCGCAATCGGCAAGCGCGGGCAGAACGCGCGGCTTGCGTCGCGGCTGATGGGATGGAGCATCGATATCAAGAGCGACGTCGAATTGACCGGCGTCGAAGTGGATGAAAGCGGCGCGCCCGTTGCCGGAGGGGCAGAGGGCGGCGCCGCAACCAGCGAGGCGGAGTGA